One part of the Marichromatium purpuratum 984 genome encodes these proteins:
- a CDS encoding glycine betaine ABC transporter substrate-binding protein: MDKPRLTFPTLVLLGLCALFSSGVLAGSKGKIELVYGEWSTEIASTNLIKVVLEDLGYDVTIRSVAVGAMWQAIAEGDVDGMVAAWLPTTQQIYYDKVRDRIDDLGPNLIGTRVGLVVPAYVEIDSIAELAENAARFDNKIIGIEPGTGMMRRTEQVMATYGLEDMKLVESSGPIMTAVLGDAIKDGDWVVVTGWTPHWMFSTHELKYLADPENIYGGVERIHTVVRKGLAEDMPEAYAVLDNFHWTPEQMGELMAWNEEKRADPYENARRWVETYPEVVQSWLP; the protein is encoded by the coding sequence ATGGACAAACCCCGCCTCACCTTCCCTACCCTCGTTCTGCTCGGTCTCTGCGCGCTGTTCTCCAGCGGCGTCCTCGCCGGCTCCAAGGGCAAGATCGAACTGGTCTACGGCGAGTGGAGCACCGAGATCGCCAGCACCAACCTGATCAAGGTGGTGCTCGAGGACCTCGGCTACGACGTCACCATCCGCTCGGTCGCGGTCGGCGCCATGTGGCAGGCGATCGCCGAGGGCGACGTCGACGGCATGGTCGCCGCCTGGCTGCCGACCACCCAGCAGATCTATTACGACAAGGTGCGCGATCGCATCGACGACCTCGGTCCCAATCTCATCGGCACCCGGGTCGGTCTGGTGGTGCCCGCCTATGTCGAGATCGACAGCATCGCCGAGCTGGCGGAGAACGCCGCACGCTTCGACAACAAGATCATCGGCATCGAGCCGGGCACCGGGATGATGCGTCGCACCGAGCAGGTGATGGCGACCTACGGACTCGAGGACATGAAGCTGGTGGAAAGCTCCGGCCCGATCATGACCGCAGTGCTCGGCGATGCGATCAAGGACGGCGACTGGGTCGTGGTCACCGGCTGGACCCCGCACTGGATGTTCTCGACCCATGAGCTGAAGTATCTCGCCGACCCCGAGAACATCTACGGCGGCGTCGAGCGCATCCATACCGTGGTACGCAAGGGGCTGGCCGAGGACATGCCCGAGGCCTACGCGGTGCTCGACAACTTCCACTGGACCCCGGAGCAGATGGGCGAGCTGATGGCGTGGAACGAGGAGAAGCGCGCCGATCCCTACGAGAACGCCCGCCGCTGGGTCGAGACCTATCCCGAGGTGGTCCAGAGTTGGCTGCCCTGA
- a CDS encoding glycine betaine ABC transporter substrate-binding protein, giving the protein MIKTLNRKIVGAALAALLSTPALGADKGEIELAYGEWATEIASVNVVRVVLEDLGYEVKTSSVSVAAMWQALAAGDVDAMVAAWLPTTHQHYLDQVADEVVDLGPNLEGTRIGLVVPSYVEIDSIAELNAAAARFDGEIIGIDPSAGLMKKTELAMEAYGIDQLDLVESTGAIMTAVLGDAIEDGDWVVVTGWTPHWKFARYDLKYLEDPENVFGGAERIHTFTRQGLAEEMPEAVAVLDNFHWTPEQMAELMVMNQQDKRSDPYDNARRWVEAHPEVVEAWLP; this is encoded by the coding sequence ATGATCAAGACCCTCAATCGCAAGATCGTCGGCGCCGCCCTGGCTGCCCTGCTGAGTACGCCCGCTCTGGGCGCCGACAAGGGCGAGATCGAACTCGCTTACGGCGAATGGGCGACCGAGATCGCCAGCGTCAACGTGGTCCGCGTGGTACTCGAGGACCTCGGCTATGAGGTCAAGACCTCCTCGGTCTCGGTCGCAGCGATGTGGCAGGCGCTCGCCGCCGGCGATGTCGACGCCATGGTCGCCGCCTGGCTGCCGACCACCCACCAGCACTATCTCGACCAGGTCGCCGACGAGGTCGTCGACCTCGGCCCCAACCTCGAGGGCACGCGCATCGGGCTGGTGGTCCCGAGCTATGTCGAGATCGACTCGATCGCCGAACTCAACGCCGCGGCCGCGCGCTTCGACGGCGAGATCATCGGGATCGACCCCAGCGCCGGGCTGATGAAGAAGACCGAGCTGGCGATGGAGGCCTACGGCATCGATCAGCTCGACCTGGTCGAGAGCACCGGCGCGATCATGACCGCGGTGCTCGGCGATGCCATCGAGGACGGCGACTGGGTGGTGGTCACCGGCTGGACCCCGCACTGGAAGTTCGCCCGCTACGACCTGAAGTATCTCGAGGATCCGGAGAACGTCTTCGGCGGCGCCGAGCGCATCCACACCTTCACCCGCCAGGGGCTCGCCGAAGAGATGCCCGAGGCAGTGGCGGTACTCGACAATTTCCACTGGACCCCGGAGCAGATGGCCGAGCTGATGGTGATGAACCAGCAGGACAAACGCTCCGACCCCTACGACAACGCCCGCCGCTGGGTCGAGGCGCACCCCGAGGTCGTCGAGGCCTGGCTGCCCTGA
- a CDS encoding glycosyltransferase, whose amino-acid sequence MPHPKPVLAVFASFSGSGGVERMLVNLIRGLVALGQPVELLLVRAEGPHLERLPPEVRQIRLGVDHTQLAIPVLARYLRRRRPAALLAAKDRAGRAAVIARALAGTDTRLVLRLGTHLSTAMAERSALARWLRYAPIRTLYPRLDGIVAVSEGVAADTARIARLEPARIRVIRNPVITPELAEQAAAPCPHPWFADGGAPVILGAGRLQRQKDFPTLLRAFARVHAERPECRLMILGEGGGRARLERLARELGIGAAVALPGFQHNPYAFIARARQFVLSSAWEGSPNVLTEALALGVPTVATDCPSGPRELLDGGRYGPLVAVGDDQALARAMIATLDAPLPPAILRRAVAAYRQERSAAHYLEVLGLAD is encoded by the coding sequence ATGCCCCACCCCAAGCCCGTGCTCGCCGTATTCGCCTCCTTCTCCGGGAGCGGCGGGGTCGAGCGCATGCTGGTCAACCTGATCCGTGGTCTCGTCGCTCTCGGTCAGCCGGTCGAGCTGCTGCTGGTGCGTGCCGAGGGTCCGCACCTGGAACGTCTCCCGCCCGAGGTCCGACAGATCCGCCTCGGCGTCGATCACACCCAGCTGGCCATCCCGGTGCTGGCGCGCTATCTGCGCCGCCGTCGTCCCGCGGCCCTGCTCGCGGCCAAGGACCGCGCCGGGCGCGCGGCGGTGATCGCCCGCGCCCTTGCCGGCACCGACACCCGGCTGGTGCTGCGGCTCGGCACCCATCTCTCGACTGCCATGGCCGAACGCAGCGCACTCGCACGCTGGCTGCGCTATGCGCCGATCCGCACTCTCTACCCCCGCCTCGACGGTATCGTCGCCGTCTCCGAGGGGGTGGCGGCCGACACCGCGCGGATCGCCCGGCTCGAGCCGGCGCGCATCCGCGTGATCCGCAACCCGGTGATCACCCCGGAGCTGGCCGAGCAGGCCGCCGCGCCCTGCCCCCATCCCTGGTTCGCCGACGGCGGCGCCCCGGTGATCCTCGGCGCCGGGCGGCTACAGCGCCAGAAGGACTTCCCGACCCTGTTGCGCGCCTTCGCCAGAGTTCATGCCGAACGGCCCGAGTGCCGGCTGATGATCCTCGGCGAGGGCGGTGGTCGGGCACGACTCGAGCGCCTCGCCCGCGAGCTGGGGATCGGCGCAGCGGTCGCCCTGCCCGGCTTCCAGCACAATCCCTACGCCTTCATCGCCCGCGCCCGGCAGTTCGTGCTCTCCTCGGCCTGGGAGGGCTCGCCCAACGTGCTCACCGAGGCGCTCGCGCTCGGCGTGCCGACGGTGGCCACCGACTGCCCGAGCGGTCCACGCGAACTGCTCGATGGCGGTCGCTACGGCCCACTGGTCGCGGTCGGCGACGATCAGGCGCTGGCACGCGCCATGATCGCGACCCTGGACGCGCCGCTGCCGCCGGCGATCCTGCGCCGGGCGGTCGCGGCCTATCGTCAGGAACGCAGTGCCGCACACTATCTCGAGGTGCTCGGGCTCGCCGACTGA
- a CDS encoding TrkH family potassium uptake protein translates to MRLPLIGAIVGVYALLFGLTLLAPIAVGLWYGEPQWRHFLWPMLGSIGLGALLWLGGRHQARTLGVADGYLVVALFWILLSLLGAWPLHLGFGLAPVDALFESTSGVTTTGATVISGLDTLPRALLFYRQQLQWFGGMGLIVLGLAVMPLLGIGGMQLYRAEAPGPLKEEKLTPRLTQTARTLWALYLGLTLACALAYWLAGMTPFDALCHSLSTVSTGGFSTHDASIGYFASPAVETVAVCFMLLAAINFAVHYAAWSSREPMRYLRDAETRAFLALVFGCVLLIGVVLRLEGGYEGLDESLRDALFEVVSVVTSTGFGTVDFAHWPDFLPILLIYISFIGGCGGSTAGGIKVLRVLLMVKQGLLEIRQQIHPHALLPLRLGGRSVDPRLARSVWGFFALYLTTFALLTLLMIHAGLAPLDAFSAVATSLNNLGPGLGEVATSFATVSDLGKLIAVGAMLLGRLEVLTILVILSPAFWRR, encoded by the coding sequence ATGCGACTGCCACTGATCGGTGCCATCGTCGGGGTCTACGCGCTGCTGTTCGGTCTCACCCTACTCGCCCCGATCGCGGTGGGGCTGTGGTACGGCGAGCCGCAGTGGCGCCACTTCCTCTGGCCGATGCTCGGCTCGATCGGGCTCGGCGCCCTGCTGTGGCTCGGTGGGCGCCACCAAGCGCGCACCCTCGGCGTCGCCGACGGCTATCTGGTGGTGGCGCTGTTCTGGATCCTGCTCAGCCTGCTCGGCGCCTGGCCGTTGCACCTGGGCTTCGGGCTGGCGCCGGTCGACGCCCTGTTCGAGTCCACCTCCGGGGTCACCACTACCGGCGCAACGGTGATCAGCGGGCTCGACACCCTGCCCCGCGCGCTGCTGTTCTACCGTCAGCAGCTACAGTGGTTCGGCGGCATGGGACTGATCGTGCTCGGGCTGGCGGTGATGCCACTGCTCGGCATCGGCGGCATGCAGCTCTATCGCGCCGAGGCGCCGGGACCGCTCAAGGAGGAGAAGCTCACGCCGCGCCTGACCCAGACCGCACGTACCCTCTGGGCCCTCTATCTCGGGCTCACCCTGGCCTGCGCCCTGGCCTACTGGCTGGCCGGAATGACGCCCTTCGACGCGCTCTGCCACAGCCTCTCGACGGTCTCGACCGGCGGCTTCTCGACCCACGACGCCAGTATCGGCTACTTCGCCAGCCCGGCGGTGGAGACGGTGGCGGTCTGTTTCATGCTGCTCGCGGCGATCAACTTCGCGGTGCACTACGCGGCCTGGAGCAGCCGCGAGCCGATGCGCTATCTGCGTGATGCCGAGACCCGCGCCTTTCTCGCGCTGGTGTTCGGCTGTGTACTCTTGATCGGCGTGGTGCTCCGCCTCGAGGGCGGTTACGAGGGACTCGACGAGAGCCTGCGTGATGCGCTGTTCGAGGTCGTCTCGGTGGTCACCAGCACCGGCTTCGGCACCGTCGACTTCGCCCACTGGCCGGATTTTCTGCCGATCCTGCTGATCTACATCAGCTTCATCGGCGGCTGCGGCGGCTCCACCGCCGGCGGCATCAAGGTGTTGCGCGTACTGCTGATGGTCAAGCAGGGGCTGCTGGAGATCCGCCAACAGATCCACCCCCACGCCTTGCTGCCGCTGCGTCTCGGCGGGCGTAGCGTCGACCCGCGCCTGGCGCGTTCGGTGTGGGGGTTCTTCGCCCTCTATCTGACCACCTTCGCCCTGCTCACCCTGCTGATGATCCATGCCGGGCTCGCCCCGCTCGATGCCTTCAGCGCGGTGGCCACCAGCCTCAACAATCTCGGTCCCGGACTCGGCGAGGTCGCCACCAGTTTCGCCACGGTCAGCGATCTCGGCAAGCTGATCGCCGTCGGCGCCATGCTCCTGGGTCGACTGGAAGTCCTCACCATCCTGGTGATCCTCTCGCCCGCCTTCTGGCGGCGCTAA
- a CDS encoding BCCT family transporter — MQSTPEKARLNPPVFYTASTLIILMVVIAAAFPETADAWLQRFQQGIVDNASWFYVLAVAVILITVAFLGLSRYGEIKLGPDHSSPDYSYLTWFSMLFSAGMGIGLMFFGVAEPVMHFLAPPVGDGATVEAAREAMKITFFHWGLHAWAIYAIVALILAFFSYRHGLPLTLRSALYPMIGERIYGPIGHAVDVFAVIGTVFGVATSLGYGVLQVNSGLNHVFGVPVGVGVQVILIAGVTLLAIISVTTGLDKGIRRLSELNMGLAIALLAFVLLAGPTVFLLQAFVQNVGAYASDIVRNTFNLYAYEKTEWLGGWTILYWGWWLSWAPFVGLFIARVSRGRTIREFAMGVLFIPSGFTLMWMTFFGNSAINMILNEGLTSLGDTVSSDVTLALFAFLEQFPMSGVLSVIATVMVVVFFVTSSDSGSMVVDMLCSNGHDNTPLWQRVYWATGEGVVAAVLLVAGGLGALQTMTIASALPFAVVLLIATFGLLKALRVDAAKRDSLQMNVAPIAPSERLGDWQDRLGTIMDAPSRENVRRFMRRIARPACEAVANELRKHDLETAVELDEERDRVRLMVMLGEEVDFIYEVRSRSHIKPAFIQPEFSAEDAPEEQRYYRAEIHLGEGGQDYDVMGWSREAVINDIISQYHKHMHFLHLLR, encoded by the coding sequence ATGCAATCCACTCCAGAAAAAGCCCGACTCAATCCCCCAGTCTTCTATACCGCCTCCACCCTGATCATCCTGATGGTGGTGATCGCCGCGGCCTTTCCTGAAACCGCCGACGCCTGGCTACAGCGCTTCCAGCAAGGCATCGTCGACAACGCCAGCTGGTTCTATGTGCTGGCGGTCGCGGTGATCCTGATCACGGTGGCCTTCCTCGGGCTGTCACGCTACGGCGAGATCAAGCTCGGACCGGACCACTCCAGCCCGGACTACTCCTATCTCACCTGGTTCTCGATGCTGTTCTCCGCCGGCATGGGCATCGGTCTGATGTTCTTCGGTGTCGCCGAACCGGTGATGCACTTCCTCGCCCCCCCGGTCGGCGACGGCGCCACGGTCGAGGCGGCCCGCGAGGCGATGAAGATCACCTTCTTCCACTGGGGCCTGCACGCCTGGGCGATCTATGCCATCGTCGCGCTGATCCTGGCCTTCTTCAGTTATCGCCACGGTCTGCCGCTGACCCTGCGCTCGGCGCTCTACCCGATGATCGGAGAGCGTATCTACGGTCCCATCGGTCACGCCGTCGACGTGTTCGCGGTGATCGGCACCGTGTTCGGCGTGGCCACCTCGCTCGGGTACGGGGTGCTGCAGGTCAACTCCGGGCTCAACCACGTCTTCGGTGTCCCGGTCGGCGTGGGCGTCCAGGTGATCCTGATCGCCGGCGTCACCCTGCTGGCGATCATCTCGGTCACCACCGGTCTCGACAAGGGCATCCGCCGGCTCTCCGAACTCAACATGGGCCTGGCGATCGCGCTGCTCGCCTTCGTGCTGCTCGCCGGCCCCACGGTGTTCCTGCTCCAGGCGTTCGTGCAAAACGTCGGCGCCTACGCCTCGGACATCGTGCGCAACACCTTCAACCTCTACGCCTACGAGAAGACCGAGTGGCTCGGCGGCTGGACCATCCTCTACTGGGGCTGGTGGCTGTCCTGGGCACCCTTCGTCGGTCTGTTCATCGCCCGTGTCTCACGCGGGCGCACCATCCGTGAATTCGCCATGGGCGTGCTGTTCATCCCCAGCGGCTTCACCCTGATGTGGATGACCTTCTTCGGCAACTCGGCGATCAACATGATCCTCAACGAGGGGCTGACCAGTCTCGGCGACACCGTCTCGAGCGACGTCACCCTGGCGCTGTTCGCCTTCCTCGAGCAGTTCCCGATGTCGGGCGTGCTCTCGGTGATCGCGACAGTGATGGTCGTGGTGTTCTTCGTCACCTCATCCGACTCGGGCTCGATGGTGGTCGACATGCTCTGCTCCAACGGTCACGACAACACCCCGCTGTGGCAGCGCGTCTACTGGGCCACCGGTGAAGGCGTGGTCGCCGCGGTGCTGCTGGTCGCCGGCGGACTCGGTGCACTGCAGACCATGACCATCGCCTCGGCGCTACCCTTCGCCGTGGTGCTGCTGATCGCCACCTTCGGCCTGCTCAAGGCGCTACGGGTCGATGCCGCCAAGCGCGACAGCCTGCAGATGAACGTCGCCCCGATCGCCCCCAGCGAACGACTCGGCGACTGGCAGGACCGACTCGGCACCATCATGGACGCCCCCAGCCGTGAGAACGTGCGCCGCTTCATGCGTCGTATCGCTCGTCCCGCCTGCGAGGCGGTGGCCAACGAGCTGCGCAAGCACGACCTCGAGACCGCGGTCGAACTCGACGAGGAACGTGACCGGGTGCGGCTGATGGTGATGCTCGGCGAAGAGGTCGACTTCATCTACGAGGTCCGCAGCCGCTCGCACATCAAGCCGGCCTTCATCCAACCCGAGTTCTCCGCCGAGGACGCGCCCGAGGAGCAGCGCTATTACCGCGCCGAGATCCACCTCGGCGAGGGCGGACAGGACTACGACGTGATGGGCTGGTCGCGCGAGGCGGTGATCAACGACATCATCAGCCAGTACCACAAGCACATGCACTTCCTGCACCTGCTGCGCTGA
- a CDS encoding LysR family transcriptional regulator has product MSKPPRTSLEHWAMLQAVVDHGGFEAAAEALGRSQSAVSYGIKRLQERLPVVLLEQRGRRSLPTAAGERLLRRSRILLEEAHRLERLAATLAEGWAPEVRLVLDAVVTPPGLLLEALAAFAAEAPQTRVELIESVLSGTSDALLRRRVDLAITPLVPPGFLGETLVEVEFVAVAHCDHPLRRLGRALEVADLRQHCQVVVRDSGQQQIDRGWLGADVRWTVSQLETAIAILRRGLGFAWIPRARVAEALASGVLRELELAEGAGYRVTLYLVHADRAAAGPAVEALTRALFAAAKGGEVG; this is encoded by the coding sequence ATGTCCAAGCCTCCACGCACCTCGCTCGAACACTGGGCCATGCTCCAGGCGGTGGTCGATCACGGTGGCTTCGAGGCGGCGGCCGAGGCGCTCGGACGCAGCCAGTCGGCGGTCAGCTACGGGATCAAGCGCTTGCAGGAGCGGTTGCCGGTGGTGTTGCTCGAACAGCGTGGTCGGCGCAGCCTGCCGACCGCCGCCGGCGAGCGGTTGCTGCGTCGCTCGCGGATCCTGCTCGAGGAGGCGCACCGCCTCGAACGCCTGGCCGCGACCCTGGCCGAGGGCTGGGCGCCCGAGGTGCGGCTCGTGCTCGATGCCGTGGTGACGCCCCCGGGGTTGTTGCTGGAGGCACTCGCGGCCTTCGCCGCCGAGGCGCCACAGACCCGGGTGGAGCTGATCGAGTCGGTGCTCTCCGGGACCAGCGACGCGCTGTTGCGGCGTCGCGTGGATCTGGCGATCACCCCGCTGGTGCCGCCGGGGTTCCTCGGCGAGACGCTGGTCGAGGTCGAGTTCGTCGCCGTCGCCCATTGCGATCATCCACTGCGGCGGTTGGGGCGTGCCCTGGAGGTTGCCGACCTGCGCCAGCACTGCCAGGTGGTGGTGCGCGACAGTGGCCAGCAGCAGATCGACCGTGGCTGGTTGGGCGCGGACGTGCGCTGGACCGTCTCGCAGCTGGAGACGGCGATCGCGATCCTGAGGCGTGGGCTGGGGTTCGCGTGGATACCGCGCGCGCGGGTCGCCGAGGCCCTGGCCAGTGGCGTGCTGCGCGAACTCGAACTGGCGGAAGGGGCGGGTTACCGAGTGACACTGTACCTGGTGCACGCCGACCGCGCCGCGGCCGGGCCGGCGGTCGAGGCGTTGACCCGGGCGCTGTTCGCTGCGGCCAAGGGGGGCGAGGTGGGGTAG
- a CDS encoding FMN-dependent NADH-azoreductase yields MNKVLHLDSSLFAAQGVSTTLGAHFVAALREHHPALEVTHHDLAATPLPALDTATVFAFGTPAENRDADQQAAVARSDALIAELREADLLVIGAPMYNFAIPAQLKTWFDLIARAGETFRYTEQGPVGLLEGKRAVAFLSRGGIHRNLPEDTVAAYLTSMLPFIGITDIHLVYAEGLNLGDEARAASIAQATEETQALAAELAG; encoded by the coding sequence ATGAACAAAGTCCTTCACCTCGACAGTAGCCTGTTCGCCGCCCAAGGCGTCTCGACCACCCTCGGCGCACACTTCGTCGCCGCCCTGCGCGAGCATCACCCGGCGCTGGAGGTCACCCACCACGATCTCGCCGCCACCCCACTGCCCGCGCTCGACACCGCCACCGTCTTCGCCTTCGGCACCCCGGCCGAGAACCGCGACGCCGACCAACAGGCCGCGGTCGCACGCTCCGACGCATTGATCGCCGAGCTACGCGAGGCCGATCTGCTGGTGATCGGCGCGCCGATGTATAACTTCGCCATCCCGGCGCAGCTCAAGACCTGGTTCGATCTCATCGCCCGCGCCGGCGAGACCTTCCGCTACACCGAGCAGGGACCGGTCGGACTGCTCGAGGGCAAGCGTGCAGTGGCCTTCCTCAGCCGTGGCGGCATCCATCGCAACCTCCCCGAGGACACAGTCGCGGCCTACCTGACGAGCATGCTGCCCTTCATCGGCATCACCGACATCCACCTGGTCTACGCCGAGGGGCTCAACCTCGGCGACGAGGCCCGTGCCGCGAGCATCGCCCAGGCGACCGAGGAGACGCAGGCGCTGGCGGCCGAGCTGGCGGGCTGA
- a CDS encoding pirin family protein, with amino-acid sequence MDDARPRRVLAACPASDGAGVRLRRILAREGMGALDPLLLLDDFVVTDRRGSPPGFPDHPHRGFETLTLMLDGAMAHADHLGNRDLVETGEVAWMRAGRGVIHAEQPVPRDGRAHGLQLWLNLPARDKLGDPAYRRIPAVRIPRLDPAPGCRIRLIAGDLEIVGTPTRGPLTEAASAPLLLDLALAPGSEIELPTTPGWRHLLYVHQGAIVIADHRIGRHQLAEFDDAGRLRLGAATQGAGALLIAARPLAEPVVHYGPFVMNTQAEIDQAIADYEAGRLTD; translated from the coding sequence ATGGACGACGCGCGCCCACGCCGAGTGCTCGCCGCGTGCCCGGCCTCGGACGGGGCCGGGGTGCGGCTGCGGCGCATCCTCGCCCGCGAGGGGATGGGCGCACTCGATCCATTGCTGCTGCTCGACGACTTCGTCGTCACCGATCGTCGAGGCAGCCCGCCGGGATTCCCCGACCATCCGCACCGAGGCTTTGAGACCCTGACGCTGATGCTCGACGGGGCCATGGCCCACGCCGACCATCTCGGCAACCGCGACCTGGTCGAGACCGGCGAGGTCGCCTGGATGCGCGCCGGACGCGGCGTCATCCATGCCGAGCAGCCGGTGCCGCGCGACGGCCGGGCACATGGGCTGCAGCTCTGGCTCAACCTACCGGCGCGGGACAAGCTCGGCGACCCCGCCTATCGGCGCATTCCCGCCGTGCGGATCCCTCGGCTCGACCCCGCCCCAGGCTGTCGGATACGGCTGATCGCCGGCGATCTGGAAATCGTCGGCACACCGACGCGCGGCCCGCTCACCGAGGCGGCGAGCGCCCCCCTGCTGCTCGATCTCGCACTCGCCCCAGGGAGCGAGATCGAGCTGCCGACGACCCCGGGCTGGCGCCACCTGCTCTACGTCCATCAAGGCGCGATCGTGATCGCTGACCACCGCATCGGACGTCACCAACTCGCCGAATTCGACGATGCCGGAAGGCTGCGACTGGGCGCCGCGACGCAGGGCGCGGGCGCACTCCTGATCGCCGCCCGACCGCTCGCCGAGCCGGTCGTCCACTACGGCCCCTTCGTGATGAACACCCAGGCCGAGATCGACCAGGCGATCGCCGACTACGAAGCCGGTCGGCTGACCGACTGA